The Carassius auratus strain Wakin unplaced genomic scaffold, ASM336829v1 scaf_tig00033333, whole genome shotgun sequence DNA segment cacaaatcacttttgaaccaaatatctcggtgcaaaagggagagcgcgaaacttgtcacttgaaagcgaaaaacagtgtatgagattcatcgcagcagattcaagcagctgtagttatgtactttgtgtttgtgttagaaaaatatacaagacatttctgagaaaatattctacaagtgtgcaactctcatttgatgaattcacgtactgatttgtgGATGTTCAACATTcctccacgactgcacatttcttgatgcgggtgtgtaaatgcgttttgcaccacattcactgcagcacttgtttcaaaaatgtgagcgtacgagtttctaaatgtgtgatttgtagaataggatttgtgcacctgcaatgaagaatttgagaaggtgtaagtgttgtgttgtgtttgtgggagagaaaaaaaggctacaggtttgcaactcttaaaacatttcactctgtgacttcaaatttactgatacacatgtgtggcttttctctacaactacaaatcgcactgccacaggtgttcagttaATTTGaaccaaaaataccttcataaaaAATGCGCATGCAAGCTGCTCGAATCCTGACCTAGTGGATAAAAGAGACAGAATGATACTTACATCCTAGATTATGGCCTTGAGCGTCTGTGCACAAAACCCCAACAATGGCAGGATTTTTCATTCTAGTGGAAGAAAACGGATAAGTAAAGCAACACCTAAAATGTCATGCCTATTcatgggggggggtggggggggggataTACATTTTAACGTACGTATCATCAAGATGCTGCTCCAGTGCACCCTCCATAATAGCGGCTTAAATGCGATGTCTCTAAAATAACCGAAATATTAATGAGGGAGTGgcagcaacatttattatttgtatcaCTTCCGGGATGTCAGCTGACATTTAAACACGCGACTCCAACACTACGGCGCCCTCTAAGGAAAAAATACTAAAAGCGAACATGATTTAGCGCCATCTAGCGCAAAGTCTAATTTGgacagtaaacaaaaaaattctgttaGCAGCCAAACCCTGTTTGTGTAGCCTATAATGCATTATGGGTtttaattcaaatacattttaatttgaaaaagtttaaCTGATATACGACAGGAGAAGTAACGAGCTGTTAGCTTAGTTTTTGCTGGAACAAAGTTATTTATTACCAGCTTGAACCACAAACCAGCTACAGTGTACTAAAACAAAGCAACCAGCTTGATGGATGTTCCTGCAGGGATATGGATTGCTGCACCCATGATGTCGAAACCCAGAAATGTGAGACCGAACCAGTTTCACTGCCCTAAGGATGACCCTGCACTGACCTTTTTTTATACATGAATTGAAAAAAACCTTTATTAAAACCCATAGCACAATCTCGAGGAAACCCATGGTGAATTAGTCAGTGTTTTGACGTCATGACTGCACCACTATATTGTTATTTAGTGGATGATCACATATGATTCAGTGGCTAGATCGACACCTTTTACTTCCTCTACttccttttttataaataatacattccTAAAAATTCTTTAAAGGGCAAATAAATCCGGTTAACATTTAGCTGTCATTGTCACAAGGACTCCCAGGGGAATGTGTGAATGTTCACTGTTGATATCTCTCTGGACAACCTCATGGTCCTCCAACCAAGAGCAGAATAAAAGCGCAGTCCTGCTCCTCACCATCAATCGTATCGGAGCAGATGTTCTTTATCAGAAACCAATGCTATCTTCTTCATTTGAACTCATAATAGGGAGACActctcttttgtgttttgtgagCATGTTTTCAGAAGAATcacttctaatatatatatatatatatatatatatatatatatatatatatatatatatatatatatatatatataagtatgttTATATAACTGTGTATGTAGGCTACTGTACAGCCAACCACTACACAATTTGTCTAAAGTGTCTAGTATAAATCAAGTTATTGAACTCAATACACATGCAAATGGAATGATACAGAGCAACATCAACCATTTCTGTCCCTCTAGAGCCCATCCAATCAGGTTAATGTTTCCAGAATCTATGCAAccttttatttatgaatttcacAGTTTTGATAGGAGGTCCATTTAACATACTACTGCTACCGAAAAAGACAGAGATTTATTAATTGTCTTATTTAGTCAAAAATGACACGTTATTTGTGTGCTggataattgaaataataaaaaaataattattgagtgaatattaagtaaatataaaaaagtataggcaatgtattaataatttaattaaaaaatatcaatttaatttaaataattattttctttcctttttataGCTCAGTTTTCAAACTGCATTTATTATGAAGCTTAAGAGCTTTCAGGCTCTTTTAGCTAACTTGGATTCTCCCCTGCCGGCAACGCTTGATCATTTCTGCCCAGTCCTGTGCAGTTAGAGCCAAGTTGGTCTGCTGACGGGGCAAAAAGTTGCAATGTAATTACGTGGCCTGGGCGTCAGTGACATCCATCACTTTCACTGCAGTGAAAGTGCACTGCTGACTAACCAATGGCATTTTCATGCTCTCGCTAAACGTAAATCAAATCCCAAAAGATAGGACTGACATTTTCCACCCCGCTATCCTTCACTCCAATTGCCGTCAAGTCAGATATTTTATTTAGCTATAATTTCAAGTAAGCTCATTGATTCTGTATAGCTGCGTTTCATCACGTATCTCCATCTCTAGGGCTTTTGATGATCAGCAGTTCATACAGGCTATATCCACATTTGCATTTGCTTCTGACGCTGATAAAAAGAGTGTGCTGGACTTCCTTCATAATGACTTTGTAAGACCATGTAAGATGTCATTATTGTATGTATTGTTACCTGAACCCACAATTAAAACACTTATAAACAAACATGCTAACAACTTTTATGAATGTAAGGCATTCCGATTCTGCATAAAAGTGCAGAGCTTTGTGTGAATTTCTGCGGGTGCAGCAATGCCTTGTAGGCCTTTTTGATGACCTCATGGCGGCAAAAGCAGAAAGACAAGACCAGATTGAACTTGACACAAGAAACTGAAGAGTCCTTTTTTTATAGAGTCACTTCATTAGAAACATACTGTTTGTATTGGGTCAAGGAAGTTTTCAGGCTTGAGAGGACATGATGTCGAATGCGTTTAACCGTCTGTGCCTGACTGGCACATTTAAGACTTGTAAACAGGAAATAGTCAGTGAATGACAGTGCATATTATGTCATGAAGTGACTGTAGGCTTAAATATCTCAAATGAACTGACAAGTGCTTAATTTGTTGTGATTTACCTGCGAGCTGCATCATATTGTCAGgaagcaaaaataaatgtttctctcGTCAACCCCTTGCGCTGATGATTCATTTCCTATGAACTTACTTGACTTGTGTTAGTACTCTGAAACTTGGCTGCAAGTCTGACGTTGCTTTGGCACTGTAAAGGGTGATGAATCCTAATGATTCAAACGAGAAGGTGATAATTATGGCTCGTGGAGTCCTGTAAAATGAACAAGCGCCTAGTGGAGAAGTGAATGAGGAAAtgggaaaaaaactgaaatgacttTAACAAGCTGTGCATTAAACCGGATGCATAGAGGATATTGGATGATGAAGGTGTGAGGAACTAATACTTTTTGATAATGGagtaaatcattttgaaaatatattttcaaattattgttTGAGAATTTCAGACTCCTCACAGCTCTTACatcattcaattaaaattaaaattaaatttatgcatttagcttttatccaaagtgacttacagtgcattcaagcttaCATTTATTACATGTGTTCCCTTTACACAtcctgttaaaatgtaaaatatacaaatgtatctaaaatatttatttaaaagttgcaTAAATTTACACAAATTCTACTAAACAACTTAATTTACCAATAcggcagaaaaaaaatatatattttcacatattttaacatttttcgaaagatgaacaaaaataaaatcacatatcaatatataaaataaaaatatatatatacttttctttcattaaaatccAACAAAATACACTCacgtcacctttatttgtattctACAACATGTGTTTatcatttttgaataaaaataagcaaggaacataaagtattacaatattaaaaaatatataaaaataatcaaaccACTTTGGTATAGCCCAAAGTTTTTATCTTTAGCCTAAATGTAGGCCACTGGAAGActagaaatgtattttcttgcccctaaaatacataaatgcatattttattatatgaaggttgaaaacaaatatattttataataaaaaatatatatatttcatatagcTTCATTTTTTACAACGTAGCATGCatagataaaatacatttaataatctgaataataaataaataaaacactataaacaTTAACTGGAGGatttactgaaatattttatagCGATTTGAGCTCCAGTGATTCCCAGGTGTACTTGGAAAGAttttgatttgttaaaaaatggaaggaaaaaaagagttattttaaggaaataaaataaaaagtgaataagCAAAATATAGTTTTGTGTGTTCTATGAATTAGTGTGGGCAACACTTAccagaataaatgtaattttattaaattgtcaaataacttcttattttaaatgatattcagTATGAAATGAGTTGATAATATGAGCACATTTCAGAATTCAGTGAAGGGTGCTTGAGTGGGCTTTGGGGGCATATAAGACGGGCAAATAATGTTGTTCTAAATATAACTCAGCTGATTTAAAACCACACAAATCCAATGAAATATGTGCTGCTCTGGTGTCATTAGAAAGGATATGCTTGAATTGAAACGTCCAGTGAGGTTTCTCTGAGGTCTCCATCATCCGGTCCAGCGTCATACAGAAAGAGATGACGAAGTCCCTGCGGGGGTGTGGGTGGGGGGGAAGAGAGGGGCGAGGGgagataaagagaaagagagatggagaaagaaagagagcgacAGAGCCAGACCTCAGACCTGATTTCAGAAGTTACTAAAGACTCCAGACTCTGAGACCGGAGGACAAGAACAGCAGAGAAGTGAAATCATCTCAGGGCCATACGAAATCCTCCAGAAGCTCCACAGGACAGAACAGAGATCAGTAGGGAGAATTAGAAAAACGTTCAAGCTCTTAGAGTTCAGTGGTGTGTTTTGTCCCGCTGCTGCTATGAGCAGGGTGTTGATTCTGTCGGTGCTCCTGCTGTCCCTGAGCTGGTGCAGATGTGCCGTCATCACAGGGGTAAGTCTGATCAATCTTCTCACAGCATTGACTTTTATTCAActtaactgtattatttaatgaagttttcatttaattgatcatttatttatgcaattaAACATAATCAGTTGCGTTTAGTTGGTTTTGAAAATAAATCTCAAGACTTCAAGAGGTTTGGTTATATCCCAAAATTTGTGATTTGCCTTAATTTAGCTTGTTCAGActaattttttaaaaagcaagttTGCTCGTAAACCAATATATGTCAAATCAAATGCAAAcggtattacaaaaaaatattttatataatccaaattaatcatataaatatttatttataataaaattgtttaatgttttccTCATTTTTCAAACATAATGCcgaattaatttatcatttctatcacatattttatcatttttttcttgACCTTTTTTGTTCTATACTTTTACTGAGCCAACATCCTCAGTTAACATCCTCTATTTAACTCATATTTAACTGAATATCGTTTAGCATTGTCATTTCATGcagaaaattaaatattactattgcaCTGATTcacttaaattatgtttttgtactttttttttcttttgtaaaagaaaaaagtaatgtttATTGATCATATTTTTACAGGGATGTGTGAAAAGAGACTTACCAAGAAAGTAGCTTCCTCTCTCTTTAATAAGACGCCTGAGCGTTTCTGACTCTCACAAGTTTTGATAGTTCTGGGGAAAATCATCAGAATAATCCCTgttctccaaaaaaaaagaaaaagaaaacccgaaagaataagcataatttaaatttatttataaatcaaatcCAGACAGaatgtttaataaaacatttaatttgcactCTTGGCATGGGGTAACATAGAtacattaaaaaagcaaataCTCATCATCTTTCACTTTGTACAAATTAACAAAGACTTTTAACAAAGCCATGCAGAGCAAGATCTTTTATGCACTGGGAATGAATATGGTCATGCCGTATGTGACagatgttgtgttgtgtttgtgtgtcaggcaTGTGACAGGGATGTGCAGTGTGGAGTTGGTCTGTGCTGTGCTGTGAGTCTGTGGCTCAGGGGTCTCCGGATGTGCACACCACAGGGGCTGGAAGGAGACGAATGCCACCCGTACAGCCACAAGGTATATAGATACACACAGCCCCTCTGGAGCATGAAAGCAGTGCTTTGACTGGCTGACCTGAGGCAACCAATGCCTTACTGTTATaagaagtgaaagaaaaaaatagaaaccaGGAGATACACAGAGGAAAGCTCAAAAGAGAATGACAATCTTATCTTAAGACTAGTCAGAGCGGACAGTACAGCTTATATGGTCAAAgaactcttaaagggatagtttaccataaaaataaaatcatttactcaccctcaagctgttCCCAACCTGTATGAATTTTGTTCTTCTGTTGAATATTAAAACTTCCATATAATTTATTTGCCACACTGTGGAAGTCATTGGGAGCTGTTTGCTTTGAAGTAAAAAGAAACACATTGGAAACAAGTTTTCAGTCTCATTTTAAACAGCTGATCGGATCATGGAGTAAACATGGGTGACGGCCAGAGATGACTGAGAAAGCTTTTAAAAGAATCTGCTGATAAGAGTAACTGATATTGATCGAATGTCTCACAGATCAGGGCTGTTCATCACTCTGTCAGACAGTCTCAGACTGATACGGGGATACAGAAGCTTTGCCATTCAGTTGAGGTTACAAGGCAAAGAGAAACGGATTTGGAGGGTGTTTGTGACTCACTGATGACTAGTAAAACTGACAAGATCCTTAAACAGAAACCTAAGCCTATAGAGTTTTGTAATGTATCTTGATTAGCTAACCTAACAGCTGTAAAGATTTAGTTAAAATGATAGCATTTACACACCAAATACAAATGATTCACAATTTATGTTTTCATAATCAATGCATTGCTGATTCAAAAGTCAattaactatattaaattataatataatatattatccaGTAACTAATGATGTTATCTGCATTTTTTGACCGCAGGTTCCTTTCCCTGGTAAAAGACAACATCACACTTGCCCCTGCCTGCCACATCTGGTCTGCACCAGGTACAACGACAACAGATATCGCTGTACCAGTGACTTCAAAAACATAGACTTTTAACACTGGAAACGTGTGAGAAAGAGACAGATGAAGGTGCGGAATACTTGAAAAGGAACAGCAGAAGAAGATTCATAACAAGTGCCATAACACCTTTCTGGTCAGCTTCATTTTTCACTCTCATGCACTTTTGCactacaaaaataatacattatccATCATGGCACAAGGTCTGCCTCAGAATCTCTGGTTTACCTTGGCATCCACCACACTTGATAGTAAAAAAGTTTCATCACCTTTACGTGAGAAAACATGCAGACAGACATCTTGTAAGGAATGTGCTTAGGCGTGAATTTTCTTCAATATGCTTTGAATTTGTTGAAAGCTTTATTATggtaattaaaatattatcagTCTGAATGGTCTTTGTGTTTTTCTCACTGTGTGAGTAGTATGtgctgggtgtgtgtgcatgtgaaacaaacacatttcatatttgatggataaatatatatatataatatatataaatttttatatatatatatatatatatatatatatatatatgtcattgaTACTATATTTAACCAGTAAAGACAGCAAAATACTTGTAGAAATGGcaaaaaatgttgtaatattgtaaaaatccAAATTGATTTTGCTAATTtctatacaaaacattaaaataaaataaaatgataaaattaatGATCATGGTTTACCATGCATTAGGGTGTCAACACAACTGTTCAAACAAGCTTTAATAATCACAGTTTGATTTTGAGAATGGTGATCAATATTCAATTAGCAGGCTAtctaaaacatattttacttGATGAAAACAACAGTCACAGTCAATTTCTATTTAAAGATTTATGAAGAAAAGATGACTgcccttttttttaatttcacttcTGTTTAACAGTCCCTAACACTTCTGTATGACCGGTTCAATCAGAGTTTCAGTTCAGAGAATTAGCAAAAATAGCACGAAAGACTGCAATGGATTCTCTTCACCTCGGAGACTGCCACGGACAGGTCAACAAACTGCCGAAGTGCTGGATGAAGAAAAACAAGGGTGCCATAAAATATCATTGCAGAATTTATTGGTACTGTTTGTGGAAGGTGGTAGGCCTAGTGTTGATTCATTTGAGTGACCTCGATTAACCCAGTGTCCCTTAAATCCTATTCAATACTAACATAATGTATTACACATGACATGCTTCACCTCATCTTTATGTTGCCTCACTCTTTAGATTTTGACGGATAACTGCTGCtagataaagaaataaagaattgcaaaatctGGTTTCCACTGACTTTCAACATCTAGTTACATGTTTCATAACTGAAACTTTCTCtgttcatccaaaataaaattattgcaaTTATAATTTTTGCATCACAAGTTGTCATCCTGTGTGTTTCTATGCCCTTAAAGGTCAATCACCCATGTAAGTcaaatattttttagataataCATTTTACTTCTATAGAAATTTTCCGGCATTTATCatcataattacattttcaagaaTAAAATACTTATGCTGTATCAGTACAGTGttgaattaataatattgtttttaaaaaaaatcttataagaaaataatatctcaagaaaacaaaagcaaacaaaaaacaaatcaaagcaaTGAAAACATAGAACACAATTATTGCCAATGTTTATGGTGGTTGTAAGGTTATTGATGCCGTTTTGACTGGATCAGATAAAACATCACAGCAGGGAACTTTCATGAGACCCAACACCTAGATCCTGTCTCGCAAGTCTGAAGCAACACACCCAACTGAGAGGGACAGACAAATGGCCCACACCATATGCATAAACATTTCACTCCTTTTGCCCACTCCCTCCTAACAGGAAACACTGAAACTCAGAGTTTATAACAATGCAATAATTCGTGTCTCATGTTTTACAAAAGGTCTCTGTGTGTCTGGTAAAAGGGGTCTCATTCTCTTAACAATAGAACAGGTAACCACAAACATTATAAACAGACTACTCCCAGgtttttcacacaaattacctCCAGTATGTAAATACAGCCTCCCATAGAAACCAAGGAAACCAATCTTCAAAGGGTAATATGCTAAACCCCTGCAATAAATACCATTTGGCAATTCTGGGGTCCTGCTGGAGATATAAGGGAAGGTGACAAAGAGCTCAGGGAATCTGTAAACAGATATCCCGCATAATTGCTGTGCGTAGCTCTGAATTATCAGGTAACTTTTACATTCTCTCATCTCAGTATTATTGAATGTTTATTTGTGATTGATTagtgttttttatattgtttgaattggattttgaattattactttgATTACCTGATTAATAAATTGTTATGTTTGATTTTATTCTGGTTGTcctgaaattattttctcaagtaGATTAAGTGAAGGCTATGTTTCCGCAAATCTGCGTCCAGGGTTAAGTGCATACTAGAACTCAGACTAGATGGAGCATAGGGCACATCAGGTGAGGTTTTAGATTTCTGGCTAGACCGCTTGGCTTTAGTTAAGTTGTACTCAGTTGCATTAACTATGGGGGACCAGTAAAAGTACTGGTCATAACCGCTGGTTATTGTCTCAGCTTTAATTAAGTTGTACGGAGTTATATAATTGTCGGGGGCTAGACAGATAGTGCTAGCATAAACCGCTGATTATTGTTGGAGCTTTGATCAAGTTGTACGAGTTATATGACTGTCGGGGGGGGACTAGACAGACAGTACTAGCAGAACCGCTGATTATTGTTTTGAGCTTTAACTAAGTTGTACATGGGTAGCTGAGGGGAACTAAACGGAAATACTATTTAGAATATGGTAAGTATAGGTAACCTATTAAATAGTATTAGTCATAACCTCTGACTACTGTTGAGACTGGCGAGATTGTGATCGTGGGGCACACGCAAGAACGGCCGTCGTGGGGCACCCTGAGCGACATAGATTCCTAATGAACGAGTAAAAAGAAATGTGAAAGTAAAACAGGATTGTCAAACATACACCTAAATTTAATATACATCAAACATCTCTTCTAACCCTTTTCATTTTTGGAGTCAGATGAATAAAAGAGGTAAAcatgtaaagaaaaatgtatttaatctgatATCATTGCGTTATATGAAAGGAAAGACAGCAACGCGCAAGAATCCTTCTACCGGATCATTGGCTACCGTCATTGGACCAGTGGGCGGACCTTACATGGTGCTCTCATAACAGTGGAATATTCTACACTTTCCTCTACTGTGACATTAGAGTTTGAAGAAAAATCAGCGTCTTTTGGGTTGTGCATCTGTAAATTGGCATAAAGTTCAGATGGATCCTGGTGGGGCTTAAACTCCACCATAGAGTAGATGATGGCATTCTGCTCCTGTGGAGAGATGTTTGATgacatttcagaatcagaattttATCCattcatccgtccatccatccattacaAATGTAGAATCTAATTTTCCCTGTTCAGGATGATGACGGTGATTACAGAATAAGCAGTCAACTCGTTGTGGATGAACTAATGATtcaccaaatgttgattttacCTCAGGTTAAAACTTTTTATAGCACATGGCTACCAAACTTATTATTAGAAGTGGAAGTTAAAAGCAACATCAAATAAACAGTAATCTGTATAGTCTCTACACTTAAATGTCTTACATCTGCATTTGTAAGTCTTTACTGAGGGACTGAATCCATCTGGATAAATAAGTTaataacatacagtatgtatagACTTCTTACCTTGGAGACGTTAGGAGAACCACAAATTTCACTTTTACCTGTAGGcagagaaagtaaaagtgttcaGCCAAAAATTCCTTAGATAAACGAAAATAATTGCTGTTCATTCACTGACCTGTGGATTTCTTCTTCCTGGTGTTTAGACGGTACACGAGCAGTGTCGCAGAGATGACAGCAAACAGCAGAACACTTAAAACTGCAGCTAATGTGTAGGATGCTCTCCAGCTGTCACTGCTTAATGTATTGTGTCACACAGATTAATAACTCTTAAGAGTTGGAACTGTAAAGGGTTCATGATTGTATCAATTTACCTTCGTTTATCTTTGTCATCCTCAGAAACAGTTGGCATAGAGGGAGAGGGAGAAGTAGAGGGCCAGACTGATGGTTTGATGGAGAATTTTGGCAAGAGAGGAACTGTGTTTACTCCGATGTAACGTGATAATTCTGTTTGTAGAACATACATCTTTTTAGCATATATTGCATATTATTacgattattattattgcaaactattaaaattatagAATACAACCTCCAAGTGATTACAAATATCACATATATTTCTCAACCTTTAATCAATGAATGCAAAAACTTGAATTTAGAAACATCATACCAGAAACGGTAACTTGAACATATTGATATGTGGCAGGGATGCCACGGACACCACATCTGTATCTGCCAGCATCCATCATTCTCAGCTTTGTCATTCTTACTTCAAATATTCCATAATAATAAGTGAAGAATATTCTTCCTCTATACAGGTTGGCAACATTTCCTCTGTTATTAACAAAGATGATGCACTCCGATTGATAAAACTTACAACaagatatttc contains these protein-coding regions:
- the LOC113081187 gene encoding prokineticin-1-like; this encodes MSRVLILSVLLLSLSWCRCAVITGACDRDVQCGVGLCCAVSLWLRGLRMCTPQGLEGDECHPYSHKVPFPGKRQHHTCPCLPHLVCTRYNDNRYRCTSDFKNIDF
- the LOC113081184 gene encoding uncharacterized protein LOC113081184 isoform X2, producing the protein MTKLRMMDAGRYRCGVRGIPATYQYVQVTVSELSRYIGVNTVPLLPKFSIKPSVWPSTSPSPSMPTVSEDDKDKRSDSWRASYTLAAVLSVLLFAVISATLLVYRLNTRKKKSTGKSEICGSPNVSKEQNAIIYSMVEFKPHQDPSELYANLQMHNPKDADFSSNSNVTVEESVEYSTVMRAPCKVRPLVQ